A stretch of DNA from Carassius auratus strain Wakin chromosome 44, ASM336829v1, whole genome shotgun sequence:
actgtacatgcactaccgccacccacaattccgtccggcccgagactagaacctacaacccttcgattgggagtccaaccctctaaccattaggccacaacttccccataaTAAAACATATGTTAGGATCTAGCATGTGTTTGCAGTATCAAGTTCTGTGATGATGCTAAAAGGTTCCTATGGCATGTATTGTACACAATACATGTCATATGAACACTGTATACAGTACAATTATCTCAAGCCTTGTTTGTGTATGGTAACATTAGTCTCCTGAGCTGTTAGGTGTCCTTGGTGATGTTTGCTGAGACAAAGTGCACTTAGCACGCCCAATTATGTCAATTAAAAGGTCTTTAAGTGAAACTTGTTTTTTATTGAAAGGTTTACTGATGAAAAACAAACTCAAGAAACTGATCTTACTTTGTCCTTGTTGGCTTGTAGCTTGTCTATAACCTTAAACCGTGTTCTGTTGAGTAATACAAGAAGAGAAACAAGGGTCAGAACAATTGAACAcaatatatgttcatatattatTCAAAACATGAAGTCACGAATCCAATGTCCCAATCAAATTACCCctcaaaatcaaaatatattttaagacaaTAATTATtcgatgtatgtatatatatatatatatatacacacacacacacactgaacatacTGTGTTCCAAATTGATATGTTACTGACATAACTAggatttcagaattttttttcaattctgatttaaattttccaaagaaaaaattgtttgtttgttttatttctcatatCTTTTTAGATAACATCAAACTCAGACAACCTTGTTACATAGTTTGCCAGGTCTTTCTTAGGTAAATGGAAAGGTTGTTCTGCATTATTAAACAAGTCACATTTCACATGAAATATTTCTGAAGACTGAAAGcatgaaaacaaataatatttagtgATAAATGAATAGAGACTATCGAACTGTCAAAAGATCTGAATGAATAAGAACACAAAATCAGTCGATCAGATAAAGGCTTATTAACAAAAGTTTCTGTTCAACCAATGaatgtattcttttattaaaagGGACGCTATAAAAAGGTCACTGTTGTGCAGCAAACCCATATTTGAAGCTGCAGGTGTCTGTGGAGTCATAAAGCTGCATTTCAGCCAGCCCTAACTAAACCTTTACAGTGGGTGTAGAAGAACATTTGCAAACTGTTTTAATGCTGTACTGTTTTTGGTTGGTTGTTTTGTGCTGAAAATAGTTGTAAAAATaggtttcattttctttatgcaaaataacaTGACCATTTGTTTTTCACTTTGTGGTAAACTGTGACCTTGTTTCCATGATATTCTCTCACCGTTTGATAGATCCATCAGTTAGAGCACTGGTGACCCACTGGATATCCAGTGTTTTGAAGGGCAACAGCACCAGGTGTGTGTTGTTGTCCAGGTGGGTGGCACTTTCTGGGTACATGATGCGATGGGTCGTCCTGGATCCCACATCTTTCTCATAGCCTTCAACTGGTGCCTTATTCATCCTGTGGAAAGCAGGCTTGTAAAATTGCAATCTCTATCATAATTAGCTTCTTGATTATTTTAAgtcatgaaattaaaataaaaaaagtttacctGAATACAAAATCATGGTTGTCTATAATAGGACCATAGTATGATCCTAAAAGGTTCCCAGAGTTCCCCACCACAGCACATGTTCGGCAGCGGGATGGGCCATCATCTCTGTACCATTCCTCTCCAGGAATGACAGAAAACAGCTCTGTAATCACTTGGGAGTAATTAGCTTTGCTCCTTGATTGGAGAGACTGTGGATGGATTAAAAACGAACAGTGATGCAGGAAAGTACAGCTCTTATTCCATCAACATGACAtcacaatcaaataaaaatcaacataCAGAAGACTAGATTTTAAAATCaccattaacattttatataaactcAAACTAAACTCAAACTGCTTTTTAGTTAAAAGATGTACtatcattcagaagtttggggtcagacgtttttgttttgttttttgttgaaagAAATCAACTTTAATTTAGCAAGGAGGGATTAAATTGgccaaaagtggcagtaaaggcatttataatgttagaaaacactgctatttttaaaataaaggttgttcttttgaacttctatttatcaaatcctgaaaaaaagtagcattatggttttcacaaaacattaagcagcccaactgttttccacactgataagaaatgttttttaacatcaaatcagcattttttaattatttccgaaggattatgtgacactgaagactggagtaatgatgctgaaaattcagccttgcctcacaagaataaattcatgttaaatattttttatcaaatcaattaaacttttgaatggcacaCAGTCCAGCTTATTGTACATTTTAACTGGAAGAATGAAGTGAGCTGAAGTactaaataacacacacacacacacacacatacacacacactaagacACTACCTGCCACCATTTAAAGATGTGGTCAGGGAAGGCGCTGTTATTGAGAGAAAGCACTGGTGGGACATCTTTTTTGAAATGTTCAGCAAACCACATGTCGTCACTCGCAGCCAAACAGCGCTCCATACAGGCACAGGGTTCACCATGAAGGAAACGTTCCACCATGCTATTGTTCACCAAATCTTTAAAATGTCCATAAGGAACTTTATGTATGGTCACAGTAAAGATGGCAGTGCTAAACAGAACCACGAAGATGACCTTTGTGCTTTTACACCATCGCATTTTGATTGATTATGGATCTTGAATCTCTGATGTTGGGCTGGTTGAGGTCGAGAAGATTCCTCTAGCACCTTATCAGGAGATAACCTGAGCAATAAATGACAGTGAAGCACAATAATTAATGAATGGAACAATTCCAATatggtcctcgcactgcagtgctcgggtcCTAATTAAATGCTTTTAGTTATAAGAATAAAGGTTGAGAGAGAGAGGTAACTGTGAGCATATAAGTGTATGGAAATAACTGTTCCTACCTGCTGATCACACAGGACACAAAAGTAATGATCTTTCctctgtatttttttcttgttttgcaaTGCAAGTGTCTGAAGACtcttaaataaagataaatttaCTAGACACAAAATGACAGACATCTTGATCAAAATGAAGcaggtttatgattaaaacaaaaaaaatatctgcccatggagtcaaaaaaataaaaaaataatacaaaatcttAATTTCGACTGACCAACCAACtcgttttaagcataaactcatttaattgtgtccagtttctcagaaaacaagaacacacatcTTCAATTTCCTTCACATgcaaatgtatcttgatttaagaatgtttaaatattttaattggaaaatgaacaaaaatactgaggaagataattaaagcaacaattaaagctaaataaacaATTCAAGCTAATCTAGGAatgttaatttctgttatttttcctAACTGGCGCTCATAAACTGATTATTAAGCAACACGCTAATCCATTAAGACAGGTTACcagttttctttatgtttttataCAGGGGAGAAAACATTTGAAACTTTTGCAAGTTCTATTAATATTCTGGGCTCATctatgtgtaatatatttttttttaaataaactgtttaaacAGATTTGGTCTTTTTATATCATGGTCTTCCTCTATTAGCCTACATTAAGCATTTACTCTAACGATTTTCTATGGAGGAGAAAAAGTTTACACGTTGAGTTCATATTCTGGGATATTCTgctttattaatagtaatattattaataaggttattaatataaaaagtgttattagtattaatagtgattattaataaacaatggcACTGTTTTAGTACATGAAGCATTTTAGAAGCATTTATGTCCCAAAAGCGTGCAGCactgactgtattttttatactCGAGTccaagttcaaaataaaactatGAACCACTTCCATTGTGAACGGTCCAAGCTCTATGAAGCACTGCAGGCTAAACTAAGTGTTTGTTCAAACTCAAATAGTTTTAAAGAACGCAAATATCTTTATGTAATTCAATACACGTTCTCTTTCTGCAATAACTGCATCAACAATGGCTCAAGACTTTGTTACtagctttaaaataaagtttttttaattgaatttttaccAGGTTAAATATTGATTATTCGTAACTTGAACTGTTTATCTAAACCTTATAACATATCACGGACATCCaccatgtttttagttttttaacactttttattctTGTTTCTAGTTCTGAACTGAATCCTTCGTCAACGCGAAATGGATTGTGGCCAATATTACCATTAGAGTGTACAATGATCCACACTTCAAAAATCTACCTGAAAAATACCATCCTGGGACTTTtggcatactcttttcaacatatgGTTTTAATGCAAGCAGAAAGCTCTTATGAAATTAGTTCACTTAAGGACTTATTTTGTAagattttgtttcattaaataaaattatactactactatgctttgggacactcttattctaatctcacatactatttaggatggatatGAACATGGCGCAGGGAGGCAGGGATGGCGACATGGCGTGTGATACAGACGAAAGCGATGGAAGATACACAGTTCAGGGTTGGGAGTCTCACCTAGGCTATTTATTTTGCACAAATGTGAAGTCAGGTTGCAGTTTGACTATAGCACTGTATAGTTTTAGCTCATAAATCCTGACATTTGGCTTGACTTCATATGCGATTTAGGCTAGTTAAGAGATTTGCCCTGCTTTTCATTCGGAAGGGCATATCACAATGCCCTAATTACATCAAAGGGTTAAACTCTAGAGTGAGAGCGTCGAAGGGCTTAAGGGTGTAGGGGACCAAACAATTATTTCTTGAAGTTTCTTTTCACTCATGAGTGCCCTTCATAGGATGATATGTCCCGTTTGGAACGCATCCTTAGAATTGAgaaaaacatctcggttacgtatgtaaccatggttccctgaatagggaacgaaaTCCTGCTGTGACGTCACCGGCTATGGGAACACCCCTcagtgtgacgaatgtctgaagctcTATACCATctcgccaatcctattggccaaatagcgcttggcaccacccttacgcatgcgcacgcatcaTATACCTGGGTGCCACGCgctatttcgctcagatttcatgaactgaagaagaagaatgctatcaaggtatggcacggccaggaccgcagcatcttgttccctattcagggaaccatggttacatacgtaaccgagatgttccctttcataggtcacttcgatgctgcggtgacgtcaccggctatgggaacgctataccataacgcctgacgtacctgatagctgggatccaaggaagcatctgctcaagcggagagaacccgggagccaggggccatcctcacatccacactgtaagacttgataaaagtgctcggtgaggaccaacctgccgcagcacagatatcatccatagaagatccactgagaaaagctcgAGAAGAAGCCACTGCTTTCgtggaatgagctttaactcctaagggcgaagcgagtccgcgcgcctcataggcttAAGATATTGcttccaccagccaatgggacatgcgctgttttgtaacAGCATGGCCTTTACtcttatgtccaaaacagacaaacagctggtcagactcacgCCATGGGGCTGTACGATTTACATAAgcctttaaagctctcacagggcaaagacttagatctcctgaccccgcCTCAGCAAGGGGTAAAGCCTCCaggaccacttgctgaaagcgaaagggaTTATTATATATCACCTTAAGGACATAATTAGGCCTTGGTCGCAACAACACCTTCACaaagcccggtgcaaattccatgcacgagGGTGAAATAGAGAGAGCCTGTAACAatttccaagggctcaaacggatgccctgataaaacttgcaacacaatggataaatcccatgaagaaACTCGCACTGGGgtggaaaggcctcagccgtcgcgcaccctgtatgaaacaaGAAACCAGTGGATGACGGCCCACTGAGGCACCGTCTATaaattcgtggtaagctgaaatggctgccacgtaaacctttagagtggctgaagccactgggcagtaaactggatccatatTACGAATTTCACACCAGGtcgtaaacagtctccacttgaaagcatataagcgtctcctAGAAGCTGCTCTAGATTTCAGTATAGTCTCGGTAGTTTCAACAGAAATACCGGGACATACTAACTCACTCCGCTcagaggccacgcccacagtttccatagatctggcctcgggtgccaaatcattccctgtgcttgtgataataaatcctgtctgaggggaatctcccatggagagcccgctAACAGACTGATCAGGTCCGCGAACCACAGCTGTGTGTGCCACcacggagccaccagcagcagctgttccactctgtccagtCGTATTCTGGATAATACcactgggatcaaacgaatcggggGAAAAGCGTACAAACTGGTCCtaggccagctgtgagctaacgcatccaagGGGCAATGgagggcatagggagaaccatagtaggcaatgcgtagtcatgttcgACGCAAATAAATCCACTCTCGCTTCTCCGAAAATCTGCCATAAGAGGTTTACCATTtgggggtgtaatctccattctcctTGCTCCAGAGTCTGCCTGGAAAAGaaatccgctccgaagttcaaacgtccggggacatgaacagctcggatcgacagaaatttgttctgagaccaaagaagaaccagcctgcacagggggcgagagcgtaatcctccCTGATGATTCAGATAAAACACAagcgctgtgttgtctgatctgagcagcacatgacggTGGATCAGCTGATTtgagaaatactggagagccagaaaaaccgccagtaattccaacctgttTATGTGCCAACTGCACTGTGCTGCTGTCCACACTCAGTGGGCTGGGCGcacttgacaaacagctccccaaccggtcaagaCGCATCcatcgtgacagtctctcggaaagcacAAATCCCCAGCTGAACCCCGGCTAGAAGAAATTCAGTTGACATCAatagttttaacgacatcacacacctccgtgtcaccgaaatcgtccgaTGCGGAAGACAACAGAGTGAAATATTTAGTCTTTTCGTCCACcgctgaaaagggcgcatgtgaagtaattacggggaatgccgctgccatCAGACCTAGAagtctgaggcacaatctcactgtcactgtgcgacccgctttgaagcgccacacgcatgacgcaatcgactgagctcgcgggagagaaagctttgctgtcatcgcgcgagagtccaagTCTATTCCCAGAAAGGTTATCCATTGAGAgggaattaaaacacttttctggaAATTTGTGcataagcccaggctgtttaaatgatttagCACAAGAGTGTGCTAGAGTCTGTGAATGCGCTAACACCAGCAAATCGTCTAAGTAGTTCAAAACgcgaacgccctggagccgcaatggggccagagctgcgtccatgcattttgaaaaaGTATGGGGAGCCAGAGctaagccaaagggaagaacgtctcgttgtgtataatcctgaaacgtgtccacggcaggttgaacatcgggctctgccactagcgaaaaagcggcggctgtgtgagccgtcataaatgGGTCTTTTATGTCGTGCATAAATGCGGCGAGACAGTCAgtgtttgagcatggggactgcagtgagagtgttggatgcgcaAAAGCGGTCCAACAGCGcactctagtggagggcacagtccctggcaagcagcgAGAACATCAGAAGCTGCTATTTGGGGCCCGAGAACGAGAGGCGAAAATGGTGGCGAAATCCGCAGCCGCAGCGTTAGTAATCCACACGGAGAacggctgtttccaggacctcgaaacctctttGTGGAGGTCTGGGAAAAAAGGTAAAGGCCTTCGGGGCTGTGCAGGTGTCCGACTAGATagaaaacggtcgtccagcttagATGAAGGTTGGGCCTCTGCCTTCTCAACCTCCCAATCCATtcccaatttacccaccgcacgagaaaccacatccaacagctcgCTGTAGGAGGGagaaacacgcctctcctgtaCGTTAGGAGGGAGAGGGCTAGTGTTGGCCACGAAGTCCTCAGACCCCAAGGCTGCGGTGGATAAAACGTCGTCATCATAGCGTCCAAAACCGAAGGAGATGGCACTACATGCCTCCAGTGTGGGCTGaaaatcctcattagagaagacgacaggCTCAATAAATCTTTTATTCTGAACCAAGGTAGGAGAGAGCGAGccatgtggagaatattccagcgctgcgctgtcctcgaaatccatgtcgcacgtgtcaccctAACCTatcgcctcgtgcggtgcctcggcagtcgcagaaGTGACATGGCGGGGGTTAGACATGGGGGCGACATCAGAAAATACTTCCACCCTtgagcgcagtactctgagccgcaggccatcacaatggggagatgaagaaaggccgctaagcgccgcctgtgtGTGATGTAAACCCagacatactacgcacctgtcatgagaGTCTCCCTTCATGATGTACCTGGTACACGGCTCCTTACACTTTTgaaaactcatcgcgtccgcgaagaggagttaacactgctcgtaGAAAACTGCTGGAGAACGCAAGATGATtcctagggcacagatgatttgcttccctgaaggaatgaaatctgagcgaaatagcCCGCGGCACCCAGGTATATGATGCGTGCGAATGGGTAAGGGTGGTGCTAActgctatttggccaataggattggcgagATGGTATAGGgattcagacattcgtcacaccgagggGTGTTCCCATAGCCGGTAAcatcaccgcagcatcgaagtgacctatgaaagggaacgtAACTGAACAGTGTAGGCTACTTCCAGGCTAACAAATTCAAGCAAGTTAAAATTTCTTTATTTGAGATAAATtccggggggtggggggtgttcgGGAGGGGGGAGAGGGGAGGGGTGTGACCGCACCAGCTTAAGCCCCCTAAGGACGGCCCTGTGCACtactaaaataaatcatataaaaataaaaaaataaaaacattatgtaatgGATGTGTTTTCGATGTGttcaaatttgtttaaattaaattccaATTCACAACTGTTATATACGATTTACAAATGTTACaagagaaaatgagaaagaaCACAAAAAAGACGACAGTTgaacaaatgcatttgcactgATATCATTATGAAGTGACACCATTAGCGAGATTCTTTATGAAGAAGAAcaggttttgttttttgatatCCAGAAAAACATGCTGCTTAATCACAAAATGCTTCTTCTAACATGCGCCTAATGTCCTGCAGTTCTTCTAGCACAGAGTCTATGCTTTATTCCAcatttataagtcgctttggatatacAATCATCGGCAAAATGATCGGTGTAATCTTCTTATACGGAACAGTACTTGGATGTTAACTTTGTTATTGGACgtttaaacattatattattaatatgataCTTGTAAAGAAACAAAAAGGTAAAAACAAAAGATAAACTCTTATGTTCTAGGCTgagtttagtttttagttttttatctgGGGTAGGCTATCAGATTATTTATCTAATTACAACTCCGAACATCGTAAGCAAcagacataaaaaattaaataaataaaaaaaacacgtttACTCACATTTACTGTTCAGCTTAAATCCAGCGATCTGTGGACCTTGCTCGTCACTGTCAGGACTGTGTAGGAGGGTGAAGCCTACAACTGATTAGAGCAGATTAAACTTTCTTtctagtaaaacaaacaaacaaaaaaaactcctTATTAGAACTGTTGACATTTGAGATGTGGACAAACTATTTTGATTATTACtatctttgttatttttaaataattcacaatCGCAAGACATTAGGCTCAAAGACCGCAATTCAGTTTGTTTAAAGCGATTAAACTTTCACGGTCCTAGTTTTCCTTTTGTCATACAAGAACTTGTCGGTTTCTCCAAAAAATTCTGGGTTATTCAGAAAACCACTGGAGCTTTAAACGACTTAGTCAATATTCTTGTATAAAGAATCGAATATATATATAACGAGCACAAGGATAGGCATTtagaatgtattatatatatataatacattctaAATGCCTATCCTTGTGCTCGTTGTCACGTGAGCTATATCACCCCAACCACCTGTTGTGTGACGCTGTATACCCTACATTACAAACTCCCAAACAAAGCCAACTTGtgaacattttataaaagaaatgaaaCTATATGTTATCACTTTGCACAATTTTAGAAACAAAAAAGCTAAAGACTTATGAAGACTTATGACTTGTTAAAAAaatttgtataattaaatattgaaaatgtttaccctacaggctatatatatatatatatatatatatatatatatatatatatatatatatatatatataatatatatatatatatatatatatatatatatatataattattattattatcatttatttacttacatgtatatgcaatttttctttttttcatatgcCTATTTGTTGTGTGATTGTATACGTTTATGCAAGTTTTATACATATAGTTTAGTTGCTTGACTGACAAAAATAAGAAGGAACAATAATTCTTGTCGGTACATTTTCTGTAACATCTCTTTGggttaaattttttaaatgctttggcCTATACTAAAAACCAGCATAACTGGTCGGGTTTATAGCCTATAAGAGacgatttatttattataatttttatattttcattgctaTTGGCATTTTGGCATCACCGACATGTACGAACAGGTAAAACCGGTGTCACTAGTTTAGAGGCGAACCTGGAATCGATGTTTCTATTAATGAAGGTAAAACCGGTGTCACTAGTTTAGAGGCGAACCTGGAATCGATGTTTCTATTAATGAAGAGGCAGAAGCTTTTGGAACTCAGATGCTGTGTTGATTCTAGCGGCAAGAAATAAAGTCTTGTACAAATAGTTACATAATTGTCATGATTTATAGACCTCAATAAAAACTTGCTTAAGATACGAGGACACTATCACCCTGACGCTTTCATTTGGGTAAGTTCGTCCTTTATACTGCGATAATTGTTAAATTGATTATTGTAACTAAATTCGTTCAGTAATCAATGTATTTGCCtctaaaatctaatatttataatataatgtcaTGTGATAATTAAGACAGAATTTAAGAAGCGTTTTGTGTCAACCCGTATCGAATTGAACACTTCTATTGGTAAAACAGATTTAAATCTCcgttttatttcagtattttttttttcaatatgtaaCCGAATTGAAACGAGCGATAAATCTGAACCCGTTTAATTATTGAACTTTCTgatgcattaattaattcatgacgttaaataaataaaaaataataggctACTTTACTTAGTTCAATCACAGTGACACGTAATTTGAACGTTTAAGTACTACAACTAAAAtcaaagcaatatttaaaaaaaaaattatattagaacTTTGAATTGAATGATCTAAAATCGAGTTTAAAGTCTGAGAACGGATTCAATCGAGCAGAACTGACAGAATTACCGTGCCATGTCATAACCTACATGACTTTGAAATTGCGCTAGCGGTGAATTCAGAACACAGAAACTCGCCTTCGTAAGATAAAAATACCTGAATAAACAAATACCTATATTGTTAACCACAATGACGCGTCTgtctttttaatgaaattttattTATCCAGCAGGAACAGTACGCACGCAAAAGATGATCTTCAGGAGACTGACGCCTCGGAACATCACCCTCCTGCTGAGCTTCACGACCATCTTTCTTTTGTACACCCCAAACCCGATCAATATTACCACAGACTCCTTTGATGATTCGATCTTGGAAGCTTCATGCTCCTGTAAAACGTGCGTCATGGGCTTTTTGGACGACGACTGGTTCGTTTATCGATACGACCCCACCATTCCAGCTCTGCTCAACAGAAAAAACAGTGTGTTACGCCAAGACACCTACAAATGGTGGAGGGTAAGGTTTTAAATATTGAATGCTAAACAAATACGGTGTTTAAGTGGCAATCAAATACTTCAGTCGCGAGTAAACTACAgttgatgtgtgtatgtgtctgtttttttatgtatgtagcgatgtatatataaatatatatatagagagagagagagagagagagagagagagaataatgcTTTATCTTGCTGAAAACTACAGGAATTGGGTAAATCATGGGGGCCCGCCCATAAACGATGACGACACGTGTTTGTATCGTGGTACAACTATcaatactgaaagaaaaaaaacattggccACATTTAATTagtgtgattttaattttatacatttaattacaccatTTGATAAACTTAGATgtccaaacaccagaaatgtttgagttggagaggtttttattttttttcagtgtaaaagaaaacaaaagtgtttaatataattttt
This window harbors:
- the LOC113062437 gene encoding CMP-N-acetylneuraminate-beta-galactosamide-alpha-2,3-sialyltransferase 2-like, producing the protein MRWCKSTKVIFVVLFSTAIFTVTIHKVPYGHFKDLVNNSMVERFLHGEPCACMERCLAASDDMWFAEHFKKDVPPVLSLNNSAFPDHIFKWWQSLQSRSKANYSQVITELFSVIPGEEWYRDDGPSRCRTCAVVGNSGNLLGSYYGPIIDNHDFVFRMNKAPVEGYEKDVGSRTTHRIMYPESATHLDNNTHLVLLPFKTLDIQWVTSALTDGSIKRTRFKVIDKLQANKDKVMVMHPAFMHYVHNTWLHIKSRRSYPSTGFLVLIFALHICDEVSVFGFGSNSKGTWHHYFEKTPKSFKRTGKHSGGIEHETILELQERKLIDLYTGW